The DNA sequence tctcaatcatgtcccctctcagacgcctcttttctaggctgaagaggcccaaacaccgtagtctttcgtaaggaaggtgccccagcctagtaatcttcttagtcactctcttttgcaccttttccatttccactatgtcctttttgagatgcggcgaccagaactggacacagtactccaggtgtggccttaccattgatttgtacaatggcattataatactagccgttttgttctcaataccttttctaatgatcccaagcatagaattggccttcttaactgccgccgcacactaggtcgacactttcatcaatctgtccatcaccaccccacgatctctctcctgatctgtcacagacagctcagaacccattagcctatatgtgaagttttgattttttgccccaatgtgcatgactttacacttacttatactGAAACACATCTTTAGGTGCTTTATGGTCTAGAATTTGAATCAGACTGTGTTATTTTCAACtgatccctgggggctgggggataagaacaggccctgagtttggctgtacttgtcctaagaggcgactaaacagccaccaggtagataggactcgtgagcctgggaaggcagctcatctgagagaaggaaatctctgatcccaaaccctccactgccttctggctacatccagttatgggaaaggcttcaggaatcaacctcgaggcaaaatccggagccggagtccctgaggcaattcatggctgaacacagttatgttctggcaactcctgtgatgctgctggaaccaaccgtattggcttctgcctttccattggaccatttcagcaacatggagaggggggatttgctgcatgggtaacagtctatcctccatatctactttacccaggcttcacgcactggagaggacactctgttccagaaccaccattcagagtgtgacaccatagtcttccgagactgaaggatgccaacaaaatattttcaacaaaaaagccCTGTGGAATCCTGATACAGTATTCTCTACTCCTTCTTACTTAATGGTAGCCCACAGTATGTTTTGACAAACTTGAAAGTTCACTAGCACTTGAAAGGTGTTGCTCCCTAGGTGGATCTGATCTGTCCCCAGTCCCCACAGCAATTAAATTCATAATACATATGGTATCAAATGCTGCTAAAGTAGGGCAAATATCTGAGTACCCTCAAAATTAACAGCTAGTCCTCCCTACCTCCTAAAACTATCCAACATAATAGTACTGTACTCAGTCCAATTGTAACCTTGATTATTCAGAGATGACTAGTTGCAGTGGGCCATACTTCCAAGTAATTATGCTTAGGACTGTAATCTTAAAATCTGATGCctcataactagaggtgtttgaaaactgttattttacTCAAAGTAAGCTCATTATGTTTCGTAAAATTTAGCTTGTAGTCCTACCTtactcactgaaaacaaacatctctactcACAACAGAGCTGTAAGAAAACAGCCAAGGCAGGTGGGTATTTTATATTATGTTCTACAAGTATCTAGATTGCACTTTTGCTAACTGCTCCAAGGCTACTTGAAGATCATGCATACCGGACAGGAAACTAATATACTGTATACTAATTATGTGTAGATTACACTACAATAACTAATTTAAACTATGCAGAGTGAGGTGATAACACTCAGGATAGCCTCACTTCAGATTAGAGTTGTGGAGTCATATTCTGTAATGCTCCActatgcaacaaaaaaaaaaaaagagctcatTCCATGTAGTAAATGAGTACCTGTACACTGAAAGTTTAGTGCAGACCTCTCCCTGATTTGCTCGATTTACTGCTCacaatacaggcgtgcccccatatctgcaaggggttctgttccagaatctgTGAAATTTGTTATGTGAATCAGTGGATATGGGGAGATGCCCTACACCCACCAGCCAGAGGCACGTGCATCCGCCCATGAACTCTGCCAGGCTTAGAATAACTTAAAACAGCGCCCCTtgcctctgggggtggggtgtggggggcctACCTGCATCCACAGATGAATAAACCCAAGGATATGGGGCCTATGTATGCTTTTTGCAATggaaaatattaataaaataggACTTCCCCATTAAGGGGAACAGTTCAGAATTTTACCATCTTATTGTGCATAATGTATACATTTGTATATACTTGGCTAATACAAACCACCTGCATAGTTCTTTATCAATGGATAACTAAGCAGTCTCTGAAAAAAGAGATGCTTCCTTCCTAGGCAATACTAAGCCTAACATATCTTCTCATTGAAAGGATGCAAAGAGAACTCTGAAAATGAGTTTTAAATATCCTGGGAGGATATTCAGGTGTCATTGTGGTTCTTATCAGCTGTGTTCTACAGAACGAAAAATCTGCAAATTACTAATTTCAATGCGAGATCACTTGTCTTGTGTCTGTTTCTTTTCATGCCAGCTGCCTCCGTATTTCATGAGCTGAAAGGAGAGACCCTCAGGGGGTATGGGGGGGTGGCTGGGGGAAAGGGGGTAGGCTTTATCATTTCAGTAGAATTTATAATTGTTTTGGAACCTGAAtactttttttcttaaagggTGGTGATGTAACAACACTTTCAGAGGTAAACAGCCACTTGATGAAGGTAATTTTCAGTGGGTAAAAATGGCATAGGGACAAAATAAACTCCATTCATACCCCAGTCCCAATCTGGAATGTATCTCCACCCTGTGGCAATTTAAAAAGATACACACAGGAGATGATCACACGTATAATGCCTCACTTAATTTAATGCCTCAGTAACCATGTCAATGAACTTAGAATTCCATGTAAACCTTTTCTGGAGAAGTCTTGTATCTAGAAGGAAAACGTTGCAAGATTTCTTTAGTAGTCTCAATAAACATCTTTCATTTTATTGTTCAATGCAGTACACACTGTATAGCATGATAGATCTGCTCACCTtcaaggaatgtataggagctccgGGATacagctgcagaagtcagttttgataCAAAAAGAatactttctattctagtgtgagacTAAATATGATAATGCTTATTTTGtataatgattttctatatttaaatattttagagagacttaggagtgtgattggttttctgtatctaactgctgatgccacatgggcatCCCCTGGACTCTGCAGTGGGAAGTCCAgcagacctgggcttcaaagactattccagccGTTGCATCCTCCCCTCACTCTATTTCACcccacactttgggaaggggcccaaaagaaactgtacccccagataaaattccttttaGAGGCCCTGCGCTTGCCgtgaaggagtgcataggagctcagggctACAACTGCGGGggctacagcagctgcagaagtatgttttggtgcaaaaaggacactttccattgtagtgtgagcctaaatacgactatgctaatttcctgcaatgcttttctatacttaaaagattttaggAGCGCGTTTGGCTTTCCATAGTACTGTATCTAGCCACACACTGCACAGACAGGGAGACCTGGGCTGTGTATCAGGGACGtgcgatgggtggggaggcaggggaggcacagccttcccaccagagtcctttaaaaagcaccactgccGACCCAGATGTGGAGTGGATGCATTGGGTGCCTCACGTGGTGGAGGCGCCtctgcacgtgggttgtgggtgcttgggcgcctcacacggtggtggcggtgctttttgaaggactccggtggggaggctctgcctcacctgcctccccacccattgcacGTCCCTGCTGTGCAtggggaagcccagtagacctgggctccaaaggcctTTCTGCCTgttgccacccttcccctgccctgttctgcccaccccaccaccctcccccagtgTTTCACGCCtccccccctttggaaaggggcagCCCTTTAGGAAAAAGTCAGGGCGCCCAGCCTGAGGATGCCCTGCAGCCTCACCTGCGCTCAGGAGTCGCCAGCAGCCTCTCCAAGGCCACCCGCCGTATCCCAGCAACGGcgagcccctcccttcggagtccCGCCGAGGCCACAGTCCGCCCTTGTGGCGCTGGGGAGTTCCGAAGGGGCAAGCCTGGCAGCaggtggggcggggcggggcggggcggtgCCGCCCTCGAGCCGCGAGGCCGGGAACAGGTGCTTCTGGGCGCATGCGCGTCTCCCGTGACAGCAGGGCGAACCCGAGGGCCGCGTGGAACCACGGAAGCCGCAGCTGAGCCGACCGCACCCCTCCCCCTCTCGCAGGTATGGAGTCCCCGTGCGTCTTGGGAAGGAGGCTGCCATGGCAACCGCCGCGAGGTGTGAGGCTCATCCCAGGCCCCACCTGGGATGGGGAATTGGGGGCGTGGCTTGGGCTGGGGCTCTCACCTGTCCTGTGGTTGACGCCCTTTAGACACTGACCCCTGTGAATGGTTGcgtcttccgggggggggggggagaagtgccCTGCTCAGTAAGGACAACTGAGCTTCAGGGGGGCCAAGCAGGGAGGACAGTCCAGGGCcttcagggcaggcaggcagccacacTGGCCCTCTGAGGGGATCTGGTCGTGGCTTCTTTAGATAAGGTGCTTCAAAGTGGGTGCTGATCACTATGAGCAGTGTCAGTTTGCAGGGGGTCTTTTCAGTTAAAATCACTATAAATCACCACACACGCACCGcatacacaccacacacacacacacacacacacacatcacgcaccacacacacactaacaagGGCTAACTGCCCCTGGGCTTCTGTTTTGCTGTGGACACAGCTCTGCAAAGGTGGACAGTCCCTAAGCGGCATGAACAGGTCGTCACCCTGGAAGAGAAACGTTCTTCAACAAGTGGGTTGTTATTCTTGCTTTAGGCTCCTCGCTGAAGAGTCTCTGCTCTCTTAAAAATCCTGTTCTGATCTGCAGCCTCACTGTATGACTGCTAGCAGGTGGTTCTGCTTCTGCTCATGAGTAGAGCTTTTCTGACACCCTTCAGATCTTCTTCCTCTGCAGTTTCCCAACAGCCCAAACCAAAGTACAAATCTAAAGTTTTTCACCTGTCCCTTGAACCCGTTAAGCGCTCTCAAGCTCCTTACACTCTTGGTGCTAAACAAGTGCTAAAAATACTCTGTATACACTTGAAAAATCTAAGAACAAGCAGTCTTTGTTGTCTCCTGTAACCTGCCCTACCTGTACCATGTACCTTTTCTATTTGCCAGGCAGAAATGCAGATGCCAGCATCTTTGACCCAGCAGAGCTCTTCACAATGTACACAATGATCAGATATAAAACGCTCACATTTGATTTCATTGTATTTTTGCAAAGGATCAAAATATCTTTAGTCAAGTAACAAGTTTTGTTatgataataaaatatttttttctgtgttcAGCCTATCATATTTTTTCTCAGAGAAAGTGTGATTCTTCTCTCACCTGCAGGCCATTCCTATTTTGAGCACTGTGTGGAATGTAGTTGCACTTGTATCATGGACACCTGCTAGATCAGGGTAGTTCAACTTCTGACTGCTTGGGGGGGCTGCATGATCctggcacctccccccccccattgcacagATGCAGGAGTAATTGGCAgtgaagtgatgacatcactgcaaattACTTCTGAGTTCTGAGCTGCTGAAGTCATTTGGCAGGCTCAGGCAGCGGCAGGAGGCAGAGATGGGTGCAGTGGgactttttgatctccctgctgcaccattccagcttctccttctccaaaggagaagttgAAACAGCATGACAAGGAGATTGAAAGgcagctgaagcaggaggaggctatGGGTGATGACTGCAGTGGAGCTTTTGAGGGCTGCCAAAAATGGGCCTCATGAGTCATGTTTTAGACCACCCTGTGCTAGATAGTTCCTACAACATCACTAGTGGTTTTTGTATAATTCCTCCTCCCACCATCCcatgaaagttaaaaaaaaattatattctgcCTTTTGGCCTTCCAGATCTTGAGTGAACTTAAAAAGTTGTAGGCTTTAATCCTGCACAAAATTTAAAGCAGTGACTCTCTGTAATGTGGGAAAGGGATGTCATGCAATTGGCACTGGATCAAGGATAGCATGAATGTAATGATTAAATCATCTAGAAAGAATACAGGAATATCTGAGACAGCAAGCAAAGAAGGACTGATTTGAAATTCAAATTTTCTTTCATCACTGACTCCTAAAACGGTATTTGGTATAGAATGTTTGACTGAACAGGAAACAGTTATTATTTACTTATCACTGCACTACTTTTTATGCCAAAACAACATTTTTCAGTGATAGCAAGAGAAAaatatttctcattatatttcttATATATTTATGTATTGCAGACAAGTTATTTCCTTAAGTATTTAttattaagtattattattacttatttcCTTTCCTTATTAATTTATAGGGCACAGTTGGGAACAAAGTCTGCACCTGAAGACATGACTACAAACAACCAATGGGATGTGAATAAAGCACTGACACTTGCTGGCCTCTTCCATTTTCTTTATGGTGCAGGAAATGCCTGCACAGCCCCATTTTTAACTCTATACTTTCGACAGTTGGGGCTGACTGCACCATTAGTGGGAATTATAATTGGACTCAAGCACTTAATCACTTCCCTGTGGGCCCCACTATGCTCCTATTTAGCAAAAACCCACAATAAAAGGAAAGTTCTCATCACTGGATCTCTCCTGTGCTCAGTTGGGGCAAGTTTACTTCTTACTCTGGTCCCACCATTGAGTAAGGACATTGTATATAAATATTGCAATATGAGCCAGAACCCAGGTAAACAACTGACTGCAACCTCTGCACCTGATTTAAGTGTGAATAGTCCAAATACAGTGAAAACCAATCTTGCCACTGATGACAAAATGCCACCTACTGGATCACTTGGAATGACCTCTAATGACTTGGTGGCTATTGGAAAACCAGCAGTAAGTTACGCACCGTTTGAaaacttttcctctataaatttCTCTTCGATGATAAACAATGGTGCTCCTGACATTGATACAGTTAAACAACAATTCACTGAAGGCCCTGCTGGTGTGACATCTACTTTTGGGAAAGAAGCTGTCCCAGTGGAACAAATGTTGGAGGTACCTACTGTGAATGGGACTGTGAAGACAACTGGAAGCCCAACTTCTGGCATCATGAATATCAGTGAAAATTCCAAGAAAAATACTTACTTCGGATTTCACACATCCTCAGTACCCTTTGCAGAAACTCCCTATGTTTTTAGAAATGTGTCAGGCCAGTGGGAAAGAGCACAGGATGTGAATTCTCAGTTACTACAAGGTATTGACTTCTTGGACAGGGAGCATCAGGTCTTTCTCATGGTACTCGGTGCTCTTGTGCTTTGGGAGCTCTTGGCTGCCCCTCTTGCATGGATGGTTGATGACAGCCTCTATGAGTATCTTGACTTTGTTGATGCTTCAGACAAATATCGAAACCTCTGGATTTGGAGTTACTTAGGAGCCTCTCTGGGAGTCTGCAGTGTTGCAATATTTGTGGATCAGCTGAACTGTTTCTTGAGCACTAACATCCCACAGTTTGCCGTGCATTTTTATGGCTATGCCTTATTTATAATCTTAACATTACTTGTCAGTGTCTTCTTTCCTATCCACGTGtcaaaaaaaaatgaacatgtcAACAAAACTGTCAAAGCCTTGAACCTCATTGGGAGTGATGGCCGAACAATCTTGTCCGCTGTCACTGTCTTCCTCACAGGAGCCATTGGGTCAACTGTGCAAAACTTCCTTTTCTGGCAAATGCAAGACCAGGGCAGCAATGAACTATACATGGGTCTCTCAGTGGCCATTGGACTGATTGCTGAAATTCTTCTCTGTGTCTTCAAGAGCAAGTTACTAAGGGTTCTCTCAGGTGGTGGCACAGTGGCCTTGAGCTTAAGCTGCCTGGCAGCACAGCTACTCTGTTACTCATTCCTGTGGAAACCCTGGGCAGTCCTGCCAATTCAGATCTTTTGTGCCTTCAGTAATGGTGCCTTGTGGTGGGCTGTGAACATACTGGCAGATGACATTGCCACTCCTGGCACAGAAAGGTCTCTGCATCTTGTTCTCCAGGGCCTGTCTTATGGATGTGGAGCCAGTCTGGGCAGCTTTGCCGGGGGGTTTGTGGTAAACAGCTTTGGCCTGGCAGTCCTTTACAGAGCGTGTTCCATTACTTTAGTACTCTGGTTAATTTTGTTCTTGATTGTCCAGTCCAAGTTGCCAcgacagaaaaaaattaattattcCCGTCTCCTAGCTGCAGATTCTAGTGATGTAAGTGACTCTGAGGATGATAAGGAAAGGGATTGGCTTGTAAAAGCTATGAAAGATGAGAACTTCAACAGGAATTGGTAACAGCCTTGCATTTCATCGGTCTGTTGGCTTTGGAGAATTAGGATGAAGTTATTAAAAATACACACGGAATCTATGAGGAACAATTCTGCTAGCAATGGTATTTATAGTGCATATACCTGCTGGGAAAGAAACTATAAAGATTTTATAAATATTGTATTTTCTTAAGATTTAATTTATTTGTAAATATTTGTAGCAATTTTGTTTTTCTAAATTTAGAATTTCCAAGATCTATGGAAAGGAGACTTTGAACAGTTTCTGCTGAAATTAATGTAATTTTAGTCTTCCAGATTCAGTCAAAAATTAGGTTTTGGTTCATAGCAATGGGATCactaaaaacaaatttaaaaaaaaacattttgattgGGCAGGAACTCTGGTGAAAGAAGAGAACACACTGCTTGCTTTTGCTAAACAACCATCTTTATGGGTACTACCAAATTTACCAGATGTGAGCTGGGATTTTAGAGTGACAGTATGCCTTTGTAGGTGTTTTTGTTATGGCAAACCACCCAGCT is a window from the Tiliqua scincoides isolate rTilSci1 chromosome 2, rTilSci1.hap2, whole genome shotgun sequence genome containing:
- the MFSD6L gene encoding major facilitator superfamily domain-containing protein 6-like yields the protein MTTNNQWDVNKALTLAGLFHFLYGAGNACTAPFLTLYFRQLGLTAPLVGIIIGLKHLITSLWAPLCSYLAKTHNKRKVLITGSLLCSVGASLLLTLVPPLSKDIVYKYCNMSQNPGKQLTATSAPDLSVNSPNTVKTNLATDDKMPPTGSLGMTSNDLVAIGKPAVSYAPFENFSSINFSSMINNGAPDIDTVKQQFTEGPAGVTSTFGKEAVPVEQMLEVPTVNGTVKTTGSPTSGIMNISENSKKNTYFGFHTSSVPFAETPYVFRNVSGQWERAQDVNSQLLQGIDFLDREHQVFLMVLGALVLWELLAAPLAWMVDDSLYEYLDFVDASDKYRNLWIWSYLGASLGVCSVAIFVDQLNCFLSTNIPQFAVHFYGYALFIILTLLVSVFFPIHVSKKNEHVNKTVKALNLIGSDGRTILSAVTVFLTGAIGSTVQNFLFWQMQDQGSNELYMGLSVAIGLIAEILLCVFKSKLLRVLSGGGTVALSLSCLAAQLLCYSFLWKPWAVLPIQIFCAFSNGALWWAVNILADDIATPGTERSLHLVLQGLSYGCGASLGSFAGGFVVNSFGLAVLYRACSITLVLWLILFLIVQSKLPRQKKINYSRLLAADSSDVSDSEDDKERDWLVKAMKDENFNRNW